A single window of Flavobacterium sp. 140616W15 DNA harbors:
- a CDS encoding DUF4265 domain-containing protein, whose protein sequence is MAEEQDKYVKILFRFFSNILNESAVETLWATTINAENGLYKLDNIPFYAPVSCEDVVFAEFDETEQKLVYKQTIEHSGNSTIQVIVLDKNVPINDLREVFNELGCESEKFNNDYFVIQIPAALKYEPIRQKLIELEESKIINYAEPDLSDNHWY, encoded by the coding sequence ATGGCAGAAGAACAAGACAAATATGTCAAAATACTTTTTAGATTTTTCAGTAATATTCTTAACGAATCGGCTGTAGAAACGTTATGGGCAACAACAATTAATGCTGAAAATGGATTGTATAAATTGGATAATATTCCGTTTTATGCACCCGTTTCTTGTGAAGATGTTGTCTTTGCAGAATTTGATGAAACAGAACAAAAATTAGTCTACAAACAGACTATTGAACATTCAGGAAATTCTACAATTCAGGTTATTGTTTTAGATAAAAATGTGCCAATAAACGATTTACGTGAAGTATTTAATGAACTTGGCTGTGAGTCTGAAAAATTCAATAATGACTATTTTGTAATACAAATTCCAGCAGCTTTAAAATACGAACCTATCCGACAAAAATTAATTGAGTTAGAAGAAAGCAAGATTATAAATTATGCTGAACCTGATTTATCAGATAATCATTGGTATTAA
- a CDS encoding DUF2625 domain-containing protein, with protein MRDVEELINTTDPGWPIVTEWIKEANNKIEILTVDDAKAKEALYKTQVSTRSPMGAIIFSTGGILVDNGWIRILGSGSEKLDRSLPDWNVGKFTEEFGENPRLLLIADDALGGFFILNGGDLGSDLGNIYYFSPDNLEYEPLDITYSEFLSFCFNNDLDEFYRNQRWNNWQAEVSRLDGNSVFNFIPFLWSKEGKDINKNSRKEIPVEEQFNFNIEMRKQLAYKG; from the coding sequence ATGAGAGACGTCGAAGAATTAATAAACACTACAGATCCAGGTTGGCCAATTGTAACCGAATGGATTAAGGAAGCAAATAACAAAATAGAAATTCTAACTGTTGACGATGCTAAAGCAAAAGAAGCATTGTATAAAACTCAGGTTTCTACGCGTTCACCAATGGGTGCAATTATTTTCAGCACAGGGGGAATATTAGTTGATAATGGCTGGATTAGAATTCTAGGCTCAGGTAGTGAAAAACTCGATCGTTCCTTACCCGATTGGAATGTTGGAAAATTCACTGAAGAGTTTGGAGAAAATCCAAGATTATTATTAATTGCTGATGATGCTCTCGGTGGATTTTTTATATTAAATGGTGGTGATCTGGGAAGTGATTTGGGGAACATATATTATTTTTCTCCAGACAATTTAGAATATGAGCCACTTGATATAACATACAGTGAATTTTTATCTTTTTGTTTCAATAATGATTTGGATGAATTTTACCGCAACCAAAGATGGAACAACTGGCAAGCAGAAGTTTCTAGATTAGATGGTAATTCCGTTTTTAATTTTATTCCGTTTCTTTGGAGTAAAGAAGGCAAAGACATAAACAAGAATAGCCGTAAGGAAATTCCAGTTGAAGAACAATTCAATTTTAATATTGAAATGAGAAAGCAATTAGCCTATAAAGGGTAA